A single region of the Serinus canaria isolate serCan28SL12 chromosome 1, serCan2020, whole genome shotgun sequence genome encodes:
- the LOC103827208 gene encoding killer cell lectin-like receptor subfamily G member 1 isoform X1: MEASRSEISAADESEEVTYASVKFSQTPPPRPKAPQGKRAPRLWSAVLKGLAIGFGTLSISLAIALIWKMSDSHPHCPQQWVAYRESCYSFSTEKKDWNSSQESCRAQGAHLLVISDTLEMDLFKRIRVECFWIGLRNSTSFGWIWEDGSVLSDARVHSNSPVQNCAVLIKDQICASSCEVPALWICEKTLR, translated from the exons ATGGAGGCAAGCAGATCAGAAATTTCTGCAGCTGATGAGAGTGAGGAAGTAACTTATGCTTCTGTCAAATTCTCTCAGACACCTCCTCCAAGGCCCAAAGCTCCACAGGGGAAAAGAG CTCCCCGTCTGTGGTCAGCAGTTCTGAAGGGCTTGGCAATAGGCTTTGGCACACTGAGCATCTCCCTGGCAATTGCTTTGATTTGGAAGATGA GTGACAGCCACCCACACTGCCCTCAACAGTGGGTGGCCTACAGAGAGAGCTGCTACTCCTTCTCCACGGAGAAGAAGGACTGGAATTCCAGCCAGGAatcctgcagggcacagggagctcacCTCCTGGTGATCAGTGATACCTTGGAGATG GATCTGTTCAAGCGTATTCGAGTAGAATGTTTCTGGATTGGACTGAGGAACAGTACAAGCTTTGGATGGATTTGGGAGGATGGCTCTGTATTAAGTGATGCCAG GGTCCACTCCAACAGCCCCGTGCAAAATTGTGCTGTCCTGATAAAAGATCAGATTTGTGCCTCCAGCTGTGAAGTTCCGGCTCTGTGGATCTGTGAGAAAACGCTTAGATAA
- the LOC103827208 gene encoding killer cell lectin-like receptor subfamily G member 1 isoform X2, whose amino-acid sequence MLLSNSLRHLLQGPKLHRGKEVRKDGPAPRLWSAVLKGLAIGFGTLSISLAIALIWKMSDSHPHCPQQWVAYRESCYSFSTEKKDWNSSQESCRAQGAHLLVISDTLEMDLFKRIRVECFWIGLRNSTSFGWIWEDGSVLSDARVHSNSPVQNCAVLIKDQICASSCEVPALWICEKTLR is encoded by the exons ATGCTTCTGTCAAATTCTCTCAGACACCTCCTCCAAGGCCCAAAGCTCCACAGGGGAAAAGAGGTGAGGAAAGATGGACCAG CTCCCCGTCTGTGGTCAGCAGTTCTGAAGGGCTTGGCAATAGGCTTTGGCACACTGAGCATCTCCCTGGCAATTGCTTTGATTTGGAAGATGA GTGACAGCCACCCACACTGCCCTCAACAGTGGGTGGCCTACAGAGAGAGCTGCTACTCCTTCTCCACGGAGAAGAAGGACTGGAATTCCAGCCAGGAatcctgcagggcacagggagctcacCTCCTGGTGATCAGTGATACCTTGGAGATG GATCTGTTCAAGCGTATTCGAGTAGAATGTTTCTGGATTGGACTGAGGAACAGTACAAGCTTTGGATGGATTTGGGAGGATGGCTCTGTATTAAGTGATGCCAG GGTCCACTCCAACAGCCCCGTGCAAAATTGTGCTGTCCTGATAAAAGATCAGATTTGTGCCTCCAGCTGTGAAGTTCCGGCTCTGTGGATCTGTGAGAAAACGCTTAGATAA
- the A2M gene encoding alpha-2-macroglobulin, with the protein MGMSGLLIKSSIFLLLFFLPGDTSPITEPQYMVLVPYLIHTDSQEKVCIQLTHLNESVSLSATVEDLWGNSSLIDDVVSEKDVFTCIPFSLPKPRLPLPFVFLTVTVKGATLQFSSRKLLAVQNSESLVFIQTDKPIYKPGQTVLFRIVALDEEFRPVNEMIPLVYIEDPKKNRLYQWTNAELEMGFIQLFFNLTSEPIQGTYTVVAQKASGKKVQQSFSVEEYVLPKFEVTVKMPKVISILDEELKVTVCGLYTFGKPVPGLVNFRVCRNYERAAISCYGEESRAVCEEFSGQTDIYGCISEVVKTKLFQLKRGGYENKLHVEAKIKEEDTGVELTGTSFSEITTTISRVIFELSDTYYKRGIPFFGQVKLVDGSNAPMANETVRISLQGGQEQNYTTNEEGIAEFALNTSSLALENVGIRAVHKTNIFCYDRSWVVPSYGERYLQLKRFYSPSNSFIKIEPKSKPLSCGSTTEIWVHYILTPAAIGEQKKITFYYLVMAKGNIKQGGTHVLDLDQESDNGVFSLQLSVQADIAPVAQVLVYTTVASKEVIADSAKFYTELCFNNKVDLSFSPSEGLPSSDAHLQFRASPNSLCAVRAVDKSVLLMKPEADLSPTSVYDLLPVKEFHGYVYDSNVPLEESQWNCVTVEPIVRDGITYVPVMGVNEEDTYSILKEMGLKVFTNTNVKKPWICSPSNAMYTAHASVGLGAPAAMAASPMYAMRTSGIPTETVFEQLSTPEEVTETVRKYFPETWIWSLVPVSSEGKADLEVTIPDTITEWKANAFCTSADTGFGLSPTVSLRAFQPFFVELTMPYSVVRGESFMLKATVFNYLPACIRVSVTLAQSPHFLATLVEKEEESHCLCENVRKTVAWLVTPKSLGQVELSVTTEALQNQQPCGNYIVETPEKGRRDTVIRQLLVEPEGIEKETTQNSVLCVKGVPVKEEFSLLLPENVVQDSGRAYFSVLGDIMGTAMQNLHQLLQMPFGCGEQNMVLFAPNIYVLDYLNKTGQLSEEIKSKATGYLVSGYQRQLNYKHQDGSYSTFGQRYGQPGNTWLTAFVLKSFAQARHHIFIEEKHIQDALHWLSYKQKENGCFQSSGTLLNNAMKGGVDNEATLTAYITIALLEIPLPVTHSVVRNALFCLETAADQKENHVYTKALLAYAFALAGNRDKRKALLDSLEKEAVRKDGSVHWQRPGKEPEADLPFHRHRAPSAEVEMTAYVLLAQLTSQPAPAQEELAFASLIAKWISSQQNPSGGFSSTQDTVVALQALSLYGAATYAKRGAASTVALRSGGDFQQDFQVDPSNRLLLQRVPLPQVPGEYGVEVSGEGCVYLQTSLRYNVQPTQDEAPFMLHVHTVPEACGDSTAHKVFDIAINVSYTGERNVSNMVIVDVKMLSGFVPLKSSVRKLEAHPVIERTELNTNHVLLYLEKLGRETLSFSFTVERDIPVRDLKPAQVKVYDYYETDEFATQQYSAPCATVEAEQENS; encoded by the exons ATGGGGATGAGCGGGCTGCTTATCAAATCGagcatcttcctcctcctcttcttccttccaggAGACACCTCACCCATCACAGAGCC GCAGTACATGGTGCTGGTGCCCTATCTGATCCACACGGATTCTCAAGAGAAAGTCTGCATTCAGCTGACCCACCTGAACGAGTCTGTGTCGCTGAGTGCCACAGTCGAGGATCTATGGGGGAACAGCAGCTTGATTGATGATGTGGTGTCAGAGAAAGATGTGTTCACTTGCATCCCTTTCTCT cttcCAAAGCCAAGACTCCCGTTACCCTTTGTGTTTCTGACTGTGACGGTGAAGGGGGCCACGCTGCAGTTCAGCAGCCGCAAATTACTGGCGGTCCAGAACTCCGAGAGCTTGGTCTTCATCCAGACAGACAAACCCATCTACAAGCCCGGACAGACAG TCCTGTTCAGAATTGTCGCTCTGGATGAAGAGTTCCGTCCTGTGAATGAAATG atTCCACTGGTGTATATTGAG GACCCGAAGAAGAATCGTCTGTACCAGTGGACAAACGCAGAGTTAGAGATGGGATTTATACAGCTGTTTTTCAACCTCACCTCTGAACCTATCCAAGGCACCTACACTGTGGTGGCACAGAAGGCCTCTGGGAAGAAAGTTCAGCAATCTTTCTCTGTGGAGGAGTATG tgctgccaaaaTTTGAAGTGACAGTGAAAATGCCCAAGGTGATCAGCATTCTTGATGAGGAGCTGAAGGTGACAGTTTGTGGACT ATACACATTTGGGAAGCCTGTTCCCGGCCTCGTGAACTTCCGTGTCTGCCGGAACTATGAACGTGCAGCCATTTCCTGTTATGGTGAAGAGTCCAGAGCAGTCTGTGAGGAGTTCTCTGGACAG ACAGATATCTATGGCTGCATTTCTGAAGTGGTAAAGACCAAATTATTCCAGCTCAAGAGAGGTGGATATGAGAATAAGCTCCATGTAGAGGCCAAGATTAAAGAGGAGGATACAG GAGTGGAGTTGACTGGAACAAGCTTCTCTGAGATCACAACCACCATTAGCAGAGTCATATTTGAGCTTTCAGATACTTACTACAAGCGAGGAATCCCCTTCTTTGGGCAG GTGAAACTAGTGGATGGGTCTAATGCTCCAATGGCCAATGAAACTGTGAGAATTTCTCTTCAAGGAGGACAGGAACAAAACTATACAACAAATGAAGAGGGCATTGCAGAGTTTGCCCTAAACACTTCCTCATTGGCCTTGGAAAATGTTGGAATTAGG gcaGTTCATAAAACCAACATCTTCTGCTATGATCGTTCCTGGGTTGTTCCATCTTATGGAGAACGTTATCTCCAACTAAAGCGCTTTTACTCTCCCAGTAATAGCTTCATCAAAATTGAGCCCAAGTCCAAGCCACTAAGCTGTGGCTCCACCACCGAGATCTGGGTGCATTATATCCTTACTCCAGCAGCTATaggagagcagaagaaaatcacCTTTTACTACCTG GTGATGGCCAAGGGAAACATTAAGCAAGGAGGCACTCATGTTCTGGATTTGGACCAGGAAAGTG ACAATGGTGTCTTCTCACTACAGCTGTCTGTACAAGCTGATATTGCTCCAGTGGCCCAAGTGCTTGTCTACACCACGGTCGCCAGCAAGGAGGTGATTGCTGATTCAGCCAAGTTCTACACAGAATTATGTTTCAACAATAAG GTGGACTTGAGCTTCTCCCCTTCGGAAGGCCTGCCTTCCTCAGATGCTCACTTGCAGTTCCGAGCCTCGCCGAactccctctgtgctgtgcGTGCAGTGGACAAGAGTGTGCTCCTCATGAAGCCAGAAGCTGACCTGTCACCCACCTCT GTGTATGACTTACTTCCAGTGAAGGAATTCCATGGCTATGTCTATGATTCAAATGTACCCTTGGAGGAGTCCCAGTGGAACTGTGTGACTGTGGAGCCAATAGTTCGGGATGGGATCACCTATGTTCCAGTAATGGGGGTGAATGAAGAGGACACTTACAGCATCCTAAAG GAGATGGGTTTAAAGGTGTTCACAAATACCAATGTGAAGAAACCTTGGATTTGCAGCCCGAGTAATGCCATGTACACTGCCCATGCATCAGTTGGCCTAGGAGCACCTGCAGCCATGGCTGCATCACCCATGTATGCAATGAGGACAAGCG GCATTCCAACAGAGACAGTTTTTGAACAATTAAGCACTCCTGAGGAGGTGACAGAGACAGTCCGAAAGTATTTCCCAGAAACCTGGATTTGGAGTTTAGTACCTGTAAG CTCTGAGGGAAAAGCTGATCTAGAAGTGACCATCCCTGACACCATCACTGAGTGGAAAGCCAATGCATTCTGCACTTCAGCAGACACGGGCTTTGGCCTGTCCCCGACAGTGTCCCTCAGAGCCTTCCAGCCCTTCTTTGTGGAGCTCACCATGCCCTACTCTGTGGTGCGTGGGGAGTCCTTCATGCTGAAAGCCACCGTTTTCAACTACCTGCCTGCCTGCATCAGG GTCAGTGTGACTCTGGCTCAGTCTCCTCATTTCCTGGCTACTctggtggaaaaggaggaagaatcTCATTGTCTCTGTGAGAATGTGAGGAAAACCGTGGCTTGGCTGGTGACTCCTAAATCTCTAG GGCAGGTGGAGCTCTCAGTGACCACTGAGGCCCTACAGAACCAGCAGCCCTGCGGGAACTACATTGTGGAGACCCCTGAGAAAGGGCGGAGGGACACGGTCATCAGACAGCTGCTGGTGGAG CCTGAAGGAATTGAGAAGGAAACAACCCAGAATTCTGTGCTCTGTGTAAAAG GAGTGCCTGTGAAAGAGGAGTTTTCTCTATTGCTACCTGAAAATGTGGTACAAGACTCAGGCAGAGCATATTTCTCAGTGCTGG gtgACATCATGGGCACTGCCATGCAGAAcctgcaccagctcctgcagatgcCCTttggctgtggggagcagaaCATGGTCCTGTTTGCCCCCAACATCTACGTCCTGGACTATCTGAACAAGACAGGGCAGCTGAGTGAGGAGATCAAATCCAAGGCCACTGGATACTTAGTGAGCG GTTATCAGAGGCAGCTGAACTACAAGCACCAAGATGGTTCTTACAGTACCTTTGGACAACGTTATGGCCAACCAGGGAATACCTG gCTCACAGCCTTTGTCCTCAAGTCCTTTGCCCAGGCCCGGCATCACATCTTCATAGAGGAGAAGCACATCCAGGATGCTTTGCACTGGCTGTCCTACAAACAGAAGGAGAATGGCTGTTTCCAGAGCTCTGGGACACTCCTGAACAATGCCATGAAG GGTGGAGTGGACAACGAGGCCACGCTGACAGCCTACATCACTATTGCGTTGCTGGAGATCCCGCTGCCCGTGACT cacTCAGTGGTGCGGAATGCTCTGTTCTgcctggaaacagcagcagatcaGAAAGAAAACCATGTGTACACCAAGGCACTGCTGGCATACGCCTTTGCCctggcagggaacagggacaagCGGAAGGCACTGCTTGACTCACTTGAAaaggaagctgtgagaaagg ATGGCTCTGTTCACTGGCAGCGGCCTGGGAAGGAGCCCGAGGCTGATCTCCCGTTCCACCGCCACCGAGCTCCCTCTGCAGAAGTGGAGATGACGGCCTACGTGCTCCTGGCTCAGCTCACCTCgcagccagcccctgcccaggaggagctggcttTTGCTTCCCTTATTGCAAAGTGGATCAGCAGCCAGCAGAACCCCAGTGGAGGCTTCTCCTCCACCCAG GACACCGTGGTGGCTCTCCAAGCCTTGTCCCTGTATGGAGCTGCCACCTATGCCAAGAGGGGAGCAGCTTCCACAGTGGCCCTGCGATCTGGAGGGGACTTCCAGCAAGATTTCCAAGTGGATCCCAGCAAccggctgctgctgcagcgCGTGCCCCTTCCCCAGGTGCCAGGGGAGTACGGCGTGGAGGTGTCTGGTGAAGGATGCGTCTACCTGCAG ACCAGCCTGAGGTACAACGTGCAGCCCACGCAGGACGAGGCGCCCTTTATGCTCCATGTGCACACAGTCCCGGAGGCCTGTGGGGACTCCACAGCTCACAAGGTCTTTGACATTGCCATAAATGTCAG TTACACAGGGGAGCGCAATGTCTCCAACATGGTGATTGTTGATGTGAAGATGCTGTCAGGATTTGTCCCCTTGAAGTCCTCAGTGAGGAAG CTGGAAGCCCACCCTGTTATTGAGCGCACAGAGCTGAATACCAACCATGTTCTACTGTACCTGGAAAAG TTGGGCAGGGAGaccctcagcttctccttcaCGGTGGAGCGGGACATCCCCGTGCGGGACCTGAAGCCAGCCCAGGTGAAGGTCTACGACTACTACGAGACAG atgaGTTTGCCACGCAGCAATACAGTGCTCCCTGCGCCACAG TTGAGGCAGAACAAGAAAATTCCTGA